A genomic stretch from Pseudomonas sp. MUP55 includes:
- a CDS encoding NAD(P)/FAD-dependent oxidoreductase translates to MNSPVVIIGTGLAGYNVAREFRKLDSDTPLLLITADDGRSYSKPMLSTGFGKNKEADGLSMAEPGAMAEQLKAQVRTHTRISGIDPGHKRLWIGEESVVYRDLILAWGAETVRVPVEGDGAELIFPINDLEDYARFRAAAAGKRRVLVLGAGLIGCEFANDLILGGYEVDLVAPCEQVMPTLLHPSAAAAVQAGLQGIGARFHLGPVLNRLQRSADGLEAHLSDGEVIHCDLVVSAIGLRPRIDLAAAAGLQVNRGIMVDRHLKTSHANIYALGDCAEVDGLNLLYVMPLMSCARALAQTLAGNATAVSYGPMPITVKTPICPLVVSPPPRGSEGVWSVEGEGADIKALCRDASGRLLGYALTGTAVMEKLALNKELPPLLA, encoded by the coding sequence ATGAACTCACCTGTCGTGATCATCGGCACAGGATTGGCCGGTTACAACGTAGCCCGGGAGTTTCGCAAGCTCGACAGCGACACTCCATTGCTGCTGATCACCGCAGATGATGGGCGCTCCTACTCCAAGCCCATGCTCTCCACCGGTTTTGGCAAGAACAAGGAAGCCGATGGCCTGAGCATGGCTGAACCTGGCGCCATGGCCGAGCAACTCAAGGCGCAAGTGCGCACCCACACGCGCATCAGCGGCATCGACCCAGGCCACAAGCGCCTGTGGATCGGCGAGGAATCGGTGGTCTACCGCGACCTGATCCTGGCGTGGGGCGCAGAGACCGTCCGCGTGCCGGTCGAAGGCGATGGCGCCGAACTGATTTTCCCGATCAACGATCTCGAAGACTACGCCCGCTTCCGCGCCGCGGCTGCCGGCAAACGCCGCGTGCTGGTGCTGGGCGCCGGCCTGATCGGCTGCGAATTTGCCAACGACCTGATCCTGGGTGGTTATGAGGTCGACCTGGTCGCGCCGTGTGAGCAAGTCATGCCGACCCTGCTGCACCCGTCGGCTGCGGCTGCGGTGCAAGCCGGGCTGCAAGGGATTGGCGCGCGTTTCCACCTGGGGCCGGTGCTCAACCGTCTACAGCGCAGTGCTGACGGCCTCGAAGCCCATCTGTCCGACGGTGAAGTGATTCATTGCGACCTGGTGGTTTCCGCCATCGGCCTGCGCCCGCGCATAGACCTGGCAGCGGCAGCCGGCCTGCAAGTCAACCGCGGCATCATGGTGGACCGTCACCTCAAGACCTCTCACGCCAATATCTACGCTTTGGGCGACTGCGCCGAAGTCGACGGCTTGAACCTGCTGTACGTGATGCCGCTCATGAGCTGCGCCCGCGCCTTGGCCCAGACCCTGGCTGGCAACGCCACGGCCGTCAGCTACGGGCCGATGCCGATTACCGTGAAAACCCCAATCTGTCCGCTGGTGGTCTCGCCACCGCCACGCGGCAGCGAAGGCGTGTGGAGCGTCGAAGGCGAGGGCGCCGATATCAAGGCCCTGTGCCGCGACGCCAGCGGCCGCCTGCTGGGCTACGCACTGACCGGCACCGCGGTCATGGAAAAACTGGCATTGAACAAGGAACTTCCGCCGCTGCTGGCGTAA
- a CDS encoding RHS repeat-associated core domain-containing protein — translation MSDALWAARMGDALAHTSMMADILGGVLEVAANIAITAVATAAVVAATGITVATGGLGCFLLGAVVGTIVGLAMSKTGADKGLTKLCDAFSNALFPPTVQANILTGSTDTLTNNIPAARAAGAISSHVAPAGTELEPPEPEPEASYLDMAESFFSQMWRPTVATPAPGAVPKPLDVVVCMKHPPMPPQFLAEGSDKVTINGQPAVRSGDRSTCDATVVSSGLISSNVTIGGGTVVVREIRSGKTPGVGLAVTALLMLKGGKGKFFSKLPCMLIGGATSMAVSSAMGALANAATGSSNPVHAATGAKVLGDDEELDFALPGILPIDWQRFYNSRDERTGSLFGAGWSVPYEVCVEVRPHPEGGETLVYTDEQGRPIDMGSIPLGGAVFSAGEGLAVRRHLNGQLLIESDDGLYRLFEPTPTHAALLRLVQLGDRNDNRIHVDYDPAGRLLRLRDTFDLVQVELIRDLDALTRIERLYPDQRREVLVSYEYDVAGQLAVVRDATGQVQRRFTYDAGRRMVEHQLPTGLRCFYEWALVEGLEWRVVRHWTDEGDTYQFDYDLQAGLTRITDGLQRVSTRLWNTQHQIIRYSDNLGQTWLFDWDDERQLLSAINPLGGRYEYSYDESGNLIGETDPLGRSDSTLWLEHWALPLVETDAAGNSWQYRYDQRGNCIAETDPLGHSTRYVYDTHGQVVEIIDATGKSKKLRWNPFGQLVEHIDCSGYPTRFSYDERGFLQAITDALGERTQFRYDAQGRLLSSQLPDGRTEQFQRDINGQLLGYTDPAGHTTLYQHNRRGQVSQRTDAHGRQVQFGYDSYGRLQALVNENGERYRFAWDAGDRLAEQQDLDGSAKRYDYDRLDNITTVTAIPAPFGNGLAIVPETPPAPIVHRLARDAVGRLITKTTDDGRTDYSYDEVDQLTAVTFTDLQGNTQALGFSYDPLGQLLAEQSSAGSLQHHYDELGNLIQTQLPDGRWLNRLYYGSGHLHQINLDGQVISDFERDRLHREVLRTQGQLSTRSEYDRSGRLRSRQRRLASQPSLMPAAAQKQFEYDPADNLIGKLDQQPAAQHRQLLHYDATGRIIASQDSLHGQRETFAYDAAANLLDGPQAGAGLVVHNKLLTYQDKRYRYDAFGRMIEKRSAKRGVQRFAYDAESRLIEVRNDDGSVVRMAYDALGRRVEKTEHGSDGYPLGETRFTWDGLRLLQEHKHSQTSLYVYQDEGYEPLARVDGSGPLQKIRYYHNDLNGLPEQLTEADGHYVWRATYRVWGNTLEEVREPYYLEEQNLRFQGQYLDRETGLHYNLFRYYDPDIGRFTTPDPIDLEGGLNLYQYSPNPFTWIDPWGLKTCYHKRTKGEIKKIRANFGKKGGAKEKYLKKMAKDPSSVQKYGQAGVDRMKKGQVPEGFDVHHKKPIFRGGNNRQSNLVLMDKGYHKANSKALHWYPEGENPYGLN, via the coding sequence TTGTCAGACGCACTTTGGGCCGCCCGAATGGGCGATGCGCTGGCCCACACTTCGATGATGGCCGACATTCTCGGCGGCGTGCTGGAGGTGGCGGCGAATATCGCGATTACTGCTGTAGCAACTGCCGCAGTGGTCGCGGCCACCGGCATTACCGTCGCCACCGGTGGGCTGGGCTGCTTCCTGTTGGGCGCGGTGGTGGGCACGATTGTCGGCCTGGCCATGAGCAAGACGGGGGCGGACAAAGGGCTGACCAAATTATGCGATGCCTTCAGTAACGCCCTGTTCCCCCCCACGGTGCAGGCCAACATTCTCACCGGCTCCACCGACACGCTCACCAACAACATTCCCGCCGCCCGCGCCGCTGGGGCGATCAGCTCCCACGTTGCACCAGCGGGTACCGAGCTTGAACCCCCCGAGCCGGAACCCGAAGCCAGCTACCTGGACATGGCCGAAAGTTTCTTCTCGCAGATGTGGCGCCCGACCGTCGCCACGCCTGCGCCCGGCGCCGTGCCCAAGCCATTGGACGTGGTCGTGTGCATGAAGCACCCGCCGATGCCGCCGCAGTTTCTGGCCGAGGGCTCGGACAAGGTCACGATCAACGGTCAGCCGGCGGTGCGCAGCGGTGATCGCAGCACGTGTGATGCGACCGTGGTGTCTTCCGGGTTGATTTCCTCCAATGTGACCATCGGCGGCGGCACAGTGGTGGTGCGCGAGATTCGCAGCGGCAAGACGCCGGGGGTCGGGCTTGCGGTCACGGCGCTGCTGATGCTCAAGGGCGGCAAGGGCAAGTTCTTCAGCAAGCTGCCGTGCATGCTGATCGGTGGGGCCACCTCGATGGCCGTCAGCAGTGCGATGGGCGCGTTGGCCAATGCGGCAACGGGCTCTTCTAACCCGGTGCATGCCGCGACTGGCGCCAAAGTGCTGGGCGACGATGAAGAGCTGGATTTTGCACTGCCCGGCATCTTGCCGATTGACTGGCAACGCTTCTACAACAGCCGTGACGAGCGCACCGGCAGCCTGTTCGGCGCGGGCTGGAGCGTGCCGTATGAGGTGTGCGTCGAGGTCCGTCCTCATCCCGAAGGCGGCGAAACGCTGGTGTACACCGACGAGCAGGGGCGCCCTATCGACATGGGTTCCATCCCCCTGGGCGGTGCAGTGTTCAGCGCCGGTGAAGGCCTTGCCGTACGGCGGCACCTCAACGGGCAGTTGTTGATCGAAAGTGATGACGGCCTGTATCGCTTGTTTGAACCCACGCCGACCCATGCTGCGCTGTTGCGCCTGGTTCAGCTGGGTGATCGCAACGACAACCGTATTCATGTCGACTATGACCCAGCCGGGCGCCTGCTGCGGCTGCGCGATACGTTCGACCTGGTGCAGGTTGAGCTGATCCGCGACCTCGATGCCTTGACCCGGATCGAACGCCTGTACCCCGACCAACGCCGCGAAGTGCTGGTCAGCTATGAGTATGACGTGGCCGGTCAGTTGGCTGTGGTTCGCGATGCCACCGGGCAGGTTCAACGGCGCTTCACCTACGATGCCGGACGCCGGATGGTGGAGCATCAGTTACCCACTGGATTGCGCTGCTTCTATGAGTGGGCTCTGGTAGAGGGCCTGGAATGGCGAGTCGTGCGTCACTGGACCGACGAGGGCGACACGTACCAGTTCGACTATGACCTGCAGGCCGGCCTCACCCGCATCACCGACGGTTTGCAGCGTGTCAGTACGCGCCTGTGGAACACCCAGCACCAGATCATTCGCTACAGCGACAACCTTGGCCAAACCTGGCTGTTCGACTGGGATGACGAACGCCAATTGCTCAGCGCCATCAACCCATTGGGAGGCCGCTACGAATACAGCTACGACGAGTCCGGCAACCTTATCGGTGAAACCGACCCGCTGGGCCGCAGCGACTCCACCCTGTGGCTGGAGCATTGGGCGCTACCGCTGGTGGAAACCGACGCCGCCGGCAACAGTTGGCAGTATCGCTACGACCAACGCGGCAACTGCATTGCCGAAACCGATCCGCTGGGGCATAGCACCCGTTACGTTTATGACACCCACGGCCAGGTCGTGGAAATCATCGACGCCACCGGCAAGAGCAAGAAGCTGCGCTGGAACCCGTTCGGGCAATTGGTTGAACATATCGACTGCTCAGGTTATCCGACACGGTTCAGCTACGACGAACGCGGCTTCTTGCAGGCCATCACCGACGCCCTCGGCGAGCGCACTCAATTTCGCTATGACGCCCAGGGCCGCTTGCTCAGCAGCCAGTTGCCGGACGGTCGTACCGAACAGTTCCAACGCGACATCAACGGCCAACTGCTGGGTTACACCGACCCTGCCGGGCACACCACGCTCTACCAGCACAACCGGCGTGGCCAGGTCAGCCAGCGCACCGACGCCCATGGCCGACAGGTGCAGTTTGGCTATGACAGCTACGGGCGCCTGCAAGCGCTGGTCAACGAGAACGGCGAACGTTATCGGTTTGCCTGGGATGCCGGGGATCGGTTGGCTGAGCAGCAAGACCTTGATGGCAGTGCCAAACGCTACGATTACGACCGGCTGGACAACATCACCACCGTGACCGCCATCCCGGCACCGTTTGGCAATGGACTGGCGATTGTTCCCGAAACACCGCCCGCGCCCATCGTGCATAGGCTGGCGCGCGATGCGGTCGGCCGACTGATTACTAAAACCACCGACGATGGTCGTACCGACTACAGCTACGACGAAGTCGATCAGCTGACGGCCGTCACCTTCACCGACCTGCAAGGCAATACCCAAGCCCTGGGGTTCAGTTACGACCCGCTCGGCCAGTTGCTTGCCGAACAGAGCTCGGCGGGCAGCCTGCAACACCACTACGACGAACTCGGCAACCTGATCCAGACCCAATTGCCGGATGGCCGCTGGCTCAATCGCCTGTACTACGGCAGCGGCCACCTGCACCAGATCAACCTTGATGGCCAAGTGATCAGCGACTTCGAACGCGACCGCCTGCACCGCGAAGTCCTGCGTACTCAAGGCCAACTCAGCACCCGCAGCGAGTACGACCGCAGCGGCCGACTGCGCTCACGCCAGCGCCGCCTGGCAAGTCAGCCCTCGCTGATGCCAGCCGCCGCGCAAAAGCAGTTCGAGTACGACCCCGCCGACAACCTGATCGGCAAACTCGACCAACAACCCGCCGCACAGCACCGCCAGCTGCTGCACTACGACGCCACCGGCCGCATCATCGCCAGCCAGGACAGCCTGCATGGCCAGCGCGAAACCTTCGCCTACGACGCCGCCGCCAACCTGCTCGACGGCCCGCAGGCCGGTGCCGGGTTGGTGGTGCACAACAAGCTGCTGACGTATCAGGACAAGCGTTATCGCTATGACGCGTTTGGGCGGATGATTGAAAAACGCAGCGCTAAACGGGGTGTGCAGCGGTTTGCGTATGACGCTGAAAGCCGACTGATTGAAGTGCGTAATGACGATGGCAGCGTGGTCAGGATGGCTTATGACGCGCTGGGACGCAGGGTTGAGAAAACCGAGCATGGCAGCGATGGTTATCCGCTGGGGGAAACACGGTTTACCTGGGATGGCTTACGGCTGTTGCAGGAGCATAAACACAGCCAGACCAGCCTTTATGTGTATCAGGACGAAGGCTACGAGCCATTGGCCCGCGTCGACGGAAGCGGACCGCTGCAGAAAATTCGTTATTACCACAATGATCTGAACGGGCTGCCGGAACAGTTGACCGAAGCAGACGGACACTACGTCTGGCGGGCGACCTATCGGGTGTGGGGTAATACGCTGGAAGAGGTGCGCGAGCCTTATTACCTAGAGGAACAAAATCTACGGTTTCAGGGACAGTACCTGGACCGGGAGACGGGGCTGCATTACAACCTGTTCCGATATTACGATCCAGACATAGGTCGTTTTACTACCCCGGACCCCATAGATCTGGAGGGCGGGCTCAATCTGTACCAATATTCGCCTAACCCTTTTACCTGGATTGATCCGTGGGGTCTCAAAACCTGCTATCACAAGAGAACAAAGGGTGAAATCAAAAAAATCCGTGCTAACTTTGGCAAGAAAGGCGGAGCTAAAGAGAAGTACCTGAAGAAGATGGCAAAAGACCCAAGCTCAGTTCAAAAATACGGTCAGGCGGGGGTTGATAGAATGAAAAAAGGCCAAGTTCCAGAGGGTTTTGACGTACACCACAAAAAGCCGATATTCCGAGGCGGTAATAATCGCCAAAGTAACTTGGTACTCATGGACAAGGGTTACCATAAAGCGAATAGCAAAGCCCTACATTGGTATCCAGAGGGGGAGAATCCATATGGACTCAATTAA
- the phoR gene encoding phosphate regulon sensor histidine kinase PhoR: protein MLLLVTGCLLVGLISGYYGWSLAIGIALYLGWTLKQLLRLHEWLRQHQPDEAPPDGYGLWGEVFDSIYHLQRRDQRVRGRLQAVIDRVQESTAALKDAVIMLDSDGNLEWWNRAAETLLGLKTPQDSGQPVTNLVRHPRFKEYFEQDNYEEALEIPSPTNDRVRIQLYLTRYGNNEHLMLVRDVTRIHQLEQMRKDFVANVSHELRTPLTVICGYLETLLDNVEEINPRWSRALQQMQQQGSRMQTLLNDLLLLAKLEATDYPSDNHPVAVQSLLQTIKNDAQALSGERGQQITLEADPLVLLKGSEGELRSAFSNLVFNAVKYTQDKGNIRIRWWADGHGAHLSVQDSGIGIDAKHLPRLTERFYRVDSSRNSNTGGTGLGLAIVKHVLLRHRARLEISSVLGHGSTFTCHFPPAQVTRSRAIGTDE, encoded by the coding sequence ATGCTCCTGCTGGTCACCGGTTGCCTGCTGGTCGGGCTGATCAGCGGTTATTACGGCTGGAGCCTGGCCATCGGCATCGCGCTGTACCTGGGCTGGACCCTCAAACAGTTGCTGCGTTTGCATGAATGGCTGCGCCAGCACCAACCCGACGAAGCACCACCCGACGGCTACGGCCTGTGGGGCGAGGTGTTCGACAGCATCTATCACCTGCAGCGCCGCGACCAACGGGTACGCGGGCGCCTGCAAGCGGTGATCGACCGGGTGCAAGAGTCGACTGCTGCGCTCAAGGACGCAGTGATCATGCTCGACAGCGACGGCAACCTGGAATGGTGGAACCGCGCCGCCGAGACCCTGCTGGGCCTCAAGACGCCCCAGGACAGCGGCCAGCCGGTGACCAACCTGGTACGCCACCCGCGCTTCAAGGAATACTTCGAGCAGGACAATTACGAAGAAGCCCTGGAAATCCCCTCGCCCACCAACGACCGCGTGCGTATCCAGCTGTACCTGACGCGCTACGGCAACAACGAACACTTGATGCTGGTGCGCGACGTGACCCGTATCCATCAGCTGGAACAAATGCGCAAGGACTTCGTCGCCAACGTCTCCCACGAACTGCGCACGCCATTGACGGTGATCTGCGGCTATCTGGAGACGCTGCTGGACAATGTCGAGGAGATCAACCCGCGCTGGAGCCGCGCCCTGCAGCAAATGCAGCAGCAAGGCTCACGCATGCAAACCCTGCTCAACGACCTGTTGCTGCTGGCCAAGCTGGAGGCCACTGATTATCCGTCGGATAACCACCCCGTGGCCGTACAAAGCCTGCTGCAGACCATCAAGAACGATGCCCAGGCCCTGTCCGGCGAACGCGGCCAGCAGATCACCCTGGAAGCCGACCCGCTGGTGTTGCTCAAGGGCAGCGAGGGCGAGTTGCGCAGTGCGTTCTCCAACCTGGTGTTCAACGCGGTGAAGTACACCCAGGACAAGGGCAATATCCGTATTCGCTGGTGGGCCGATGGCCATGGCGCGCACCTGAGCGTGCAGGACTCCGGCATTGGCATCGACGCCAAGCACCTGCCGCGCTTGACCGAACGCTTCTACCGCGTCGATTCCAGCCGCAACTCCAACACCGGCGGCACCGGGCTGGGCCTGGCGATCGTCAAGCACGTGCTGCTGCGCCATCGCGCCCGCCTGGAGATCAGCAGCGTGCTGGGGCATGGCAGCACCTTTACCTGCCACTTTCCGCCGGCGCAGGTGACCCGTTCCCGGGCGATTGGCACAGACGAATAA
- the phoB gene encoding phosphate regulon transcriptional regulator PhoB, translated as MVGRSILIVDDEAPIREMIAVALEMAGYDCLEAENSQQAHAIIVDRKPDLILLDWMLPGTSGIELARRLKRDELTGDIPIIMLTAKGEEDNKIQGLEVGADDYITKPFSPRELVARLKAVLRRAGPTDGEAPIEVDGLILDPISHRVTIDGKPAEMGPTEYRLLQFFMTHQERAYTRGQLLDQVWGGNVYVEERTVDVHIRRLRKALGDAYENLVQTVRGTGYRFSTKG; from the coding sequence ATGGTTGGCAGGAGCATTCTGATTGTTGACGACGAAGCGCCCATTCGCGAGATGATCGCCGTTGCGTTGGAAATGGCCGGCTACGACTGCCTGGAGGCGGAGAATTCCCAGCAGGCCCATGCCATCATCGTCGACCGCAAGCCGGACCTGATCCTGCTCGACTGGATGCTGCCCGGCACCTCCGGGATCGAGCTGGCTCGGCGTCTCAAGCGTGACGAGCTGACCGGGGATATCCCGATCATCATGCTCACCGCCAAGGGCGAAGAGGACAACAAGATCCAGGGCCTGGAAGTCGGCGCCGATGACTACATCACCAAGCCTTTTTCCCCGCGCGAACTGGTAGCGCGCCTCAAAGCCGTATTGCGCCGGGCCGGCCCGACCGATGGCGAAGCCCCCATCGAAGTCGACGGCCTGATTCTGGACCCGATCAGCCACCGCGTGACCATCGACGGCAAGCCCGCCGAAATGGGCCCGACCGAATACCGCCTGCTGCAGTTCTTCATGACCCACCAGGAACGCGCCTACACCCGCGGCCAACTGCTGGACCAGGTGTGGGGCGGCAATGTGTACGTGGAGGAGCGCACCGTGGACGTGCATATCCGCCGCCTGCGCAAAGCCTTGGGCGATGCCTATGAGAATCTGGTACAAACCGTGCGCGGCACGGGCTATCGGTTTTCAACCAAAGGTTGA
- the ubiA gene encoding 4-hydroxybenzoate octaprenyltransferase: MYQRVLKSLNRLNPRAWDFIQLTRMDKPIGIYLLLWPTLWALWIAGKGSPSLLNIVIFVLGVVLTRAGGCVINDWADRKVDGHVKRTEQRPLVSGKISSKEALVFFALLMGISFLLVLLTNASTILLSLGGLALAASYPFMKRYTYYPQVVLGAAFSWGMPMAFTAETGHLPAEAWLLYIANLLWTVGYDTYYAMTDRDDDLKIGVKSTAILFGDADRVIILTLQGLALVCLLLAGARFELGGWFHLGLLAAAGCFAWEFWYTRDRDRMKCFKAFLHNHWAGLAIFVGIVADYAWR, from the coding sequence ATGTACCAACGTGTGCTCAAATCCTTGAATCGCCTGAACCCCAGGGCCTGGGATTTCATTCAACTGACGCGCATGGACAAGCCTATCGGCATCTACCTGCTGCTGTGGCCGACGCTATGGGCGCTGTGGATCGCCGGCAAGGGCTCGCCGTCGCTGCTCAATATCGTGATTTTCGTGCTGGGCGTGGTGCTGACCCGCGCCGGTGGCTGCGTGATCAATGACTGGGCCGACCGCAAGGTCGACGGCCATGTGAAGCGCACCGAGCAGCGTCCGCTGGTCAGCGGCAAGATCAGTTCGAAAGAGGCGCTGGTGTTTTTCGCGCTGCTGATGGGCATCAGCTTCCTGCTGGTGCTGCTGACCAACGCCAGCACCATCCTGCTGTCACTTGGCGGGCTGGCGCTGGCGGCGAGTTACCCGTTCATGAAGCGCTACACCTACTACCCGCAGGTGGTGTTGGGCGCGGCGTTTTCGTGGGGCATGCCGATGGCGTTCACTGCCGAGACCGGCCATCTGCCGGCCGAGGCGTGGCTGCTGTACATCGCCAACCTGTTATGGACGGTGGGTTACGACACCTATTACGCGATGACCGACCGCGACGACGACCTGAAAATCGGGGTGAAATCCACCGCGATCCTGTTCGGTGATGCTGACCGGGTAATCATCCTCACGCTGCAGGGCCTGGCGCTGGTGTGTCTGTTGCTGGCGGGGGCCCGGTTCGAGCTGGGCGGCTGGTTCCACCTCGGGTTGCTGGCGGCAGCGGGCTGTTTTGCCTGGGAGTTCTGGTATACCCGCGACAGGGACCGCATGAAGTGCTTCAAGGCGTTTTTACATAACCATTGGGCGGGGTTGGCGATTTTCGTGGGGATTGTGGCTGACTACGCGTGGCGATGA
- a CDS encoding HU family DNA-binding protein — translation MRKPDLAAAIAEKADLTKEQANRVLNAVLEEITGALHRKDSVTLVGFGTFLQRHRGARTGKNPQTGEPVKIKASNTVAFKPGKSLKDTVNE, via the coding sequence ATGCGTAAACCAGATCTCGCCGCCGCCATCGCGGAAAAAGCCGATCTCACCAAAGAACAGGCCAACCGCGTACTCAACGCCGTTCTCGAAGAAATCACCGGCGCCCTGCACCGCAAGGACAGCGTCACCCTGGTTGGCTTCGGCACCTTCCTGCAACGCCACCGCGGCGCCCGCACCGGCAAAAACCCACAGACCGGTGAGCCGGTGAAAATCAAGGCCAGCAACACTGTTGCGTTCAAGCCAGGCAAGTCGCTGAAAGATACCGTTAACGAGTAA
- a CDS encoding rubredoxin translates to MKKWQCIVCGLIYNEADGWPDDGIVPGTRWEDVPEDWLCPDCGVGKMDFEMIEIG, encoded by the coding sequence ATGAAGAAGTGGCAATGTATCGTCTGTGGCCTGATCTACAACGAAGCGGATGGCTGGCCGGATGACGGAATTGTGCCCGGCACCCGTTGGGAAGATGTCCCCGAAGACTGGCTGTGCCCAGACTGCGGCGTGGGCAAGATGGATTTCGAAATGATCGAAATCGGCTAA
- a CDS encoding chorismate lyase — MPHSIAPSAACQWLSQSRLSPMPAPLTLDWLFDEGSLTRRLTGLSNDIFSVTPLLEGWQPLRDDECAALDLPRASIGWVREVYLRGHDQPWVFARSVASRSALQGDGLHMDELGSRSLGELLFCDRAFTRQPIEVCHYPGQWLPAADQADGLWARRSRFDRGSLSVLVAEVFLPSFWHALHDHPENR; from the coding sequence GTGCCGCACTCAATCGCCCCTTCCGCTGCTTGCCAATGGCTGTCCCAGAGCCGTCTAAGCCCAATGCCTGCGCCCTTGACCCTCGATTGGCTGTTCGATGAGGGCTCGCTGACGCGCAGGCTGACCGGGCTGTCCAACGACATCTTCAGCGTGACGCCACTGCTCGAAGGCTGGCAGCCGTTGCGCGACGATGAATGTGCGGCGCTGGACCTGCCTCGAGCGAGCATTGGCTGGGTGCGCGAGGTGTATCTGCGCGGGCATGACCAGCCTTGGGTATTTGCCCGCAGTGTCGCGTCACGCAGCGCCTTGCAGGGCGATGGCTTGCACATGGACGAACTGGGCAGCCGGTCGCTGGGCGAGTTGTTGTTCTGCGACCGCGCCTTTACCCGCCAGCCCATCGAGGTGTGCCATTACCCAGGGCAATGGCTGCCCGCGGCGGACCAGGCCGACGGGCTGTGGGCGCGCCGCTCGCGCTTTGATCGCGGATCGTTGAGCGTGCTGGTGGCGGAAGTCTTCCTGCCGAGTTTCTGGCATGCGCTGCATGACCATCCGGAGAACCGCTGA